One genomic segment of Falco cherrug isolate bFalChe1 chromosome 13, bFalChe1.pri, whole genome shotgun sequence includes these proteins:
- the FOSL2 gene encoding fos-related antigen 2 isoform X1, with protein sequence MYQDYPGNFDTSSRGSSGSPGHPETYSTGAAQQKFRVDMPGSGSAFIPTINAITTSQDLQWMVQPTVITSMSSPYSRSHPYSHPLPPLSSVAGHTALQRPGVIKTIGTTVGRRRRDEQLSPEEEEKRRIRRERNKLAAAKCRNRRRELTEKLQAETEVLEEEKSVLQKEIAELQKEKEKLEFMLVAHSPVCKISPEERRSPPSSSLQSVRTGASGAVVVKQEPVEEEIPSSSLVLDKGQRSVIKPISIAGGFYGEEALNTPIVVTSTPAITPGSSNLVFTYPNVLDQESPLSPSESCSKAHRRSSSSGDQSSDSLNSPTLLAL encoded by the exons ATGTACCAGGACTATCCCGGGAACTTCGACACCTCCTCCAGAGGCAGCAGCGGCTCCCCGGGACACCCCGAGACCTACTCCACCGGCGCAGCCCAGCAG AAATTTCGAGTAGATATGCCAGGATCAGGCAGTGCTTTTATCCCTACGATCAACGCCATCACAACCAGCCAAGACCTGCAGTGGATGGTCCAGCCTACCGTCATCACCTCCATGTCAAGCCCTTACTCTCGTTCGCACCCCTACAGCCACCCGCTGCCCCCGCTGTCTTCCGTGGCTGGACACACGGCCCTTCAGCGCCCTGGGGTCATCAAAACCATCGGGACCACAGTGGGCCGGAGACGAAGAGATGAGCAG CTGTCgcctgaggaagaagagaagcgAAGGATCCGGAGAGAGAGGAACAAGCTGGCAGCTGCTAAGTGTCGTAACAGGCGTCGAGAGCTAACAGAGAAACTCCAGGCG GAAACTGAAGTGCTGGAAGAGGAGAAGTCAGTGCTGCAAAAGGAGATCGCTGAGCtccagaaggagaaggagaagctgGAGTTTATGCTCGTGGCTCATAGCCCTGTGTGCAAAATCAGCCCTGAGGAACGTCGGAGCCCACCATCCAGCAGTCTCCAGAGTGTTCGGACTGGAGCAAGCGGAGCGGTGGTGGTGAAGCAGGAGCCTGTGGAGGAAGAGATCCCATCTTCCTCTTTGGTCCTTGACAAAGGCCAGAGGTCTGTCATTAAGCCCATCAGCATTGCTGGAGGTTTTTATGGGGAGGAGGCACTCAACACTCCCATCGTGGTGACCTCAACACCAGCCATCACTCCTGGCTCTTCCAACTTGGTGTTCACCTACCCCAATGTGTTGGATCAGGAGTCTCCTCTCTCCCCGTCCGAGTCCTGCTCCAAAGCTCACcggaggagcagcagcagtggtgacCAGTCCTCGGATTCCTTGAACTCTCCCACCTTGCTGGCATTGTAA
- the FOSL2 gene encoding fos-related antigen 2 isoform X2 produces the protein MPGSGSAFIPTINAITTSQDLQWMVQPTVITSMSSPYSRSHPYSHPLPPLSSVAGHTALQRPGVIKTIGTTVGRRRRDEQLSPEEEEKRRIRRERNKLAAAKCRNRRRELTEKLQAETEVLEEEKSVLQKEIAELQKEKEKLEFMLVAHSPVCKISPEERRSPPSSSLQSVRTGASGAVVVKQEPVEEEIPSSSLVLDKGQRSVIKPISIAGGFYGEEALNTPIVVTSTPAITPGSSNLVFTYPNVLDQESPLSPSESCSKAHRRSSSSGDQSSDSLNSPTLLAL, from the exons ATGCCAGGATCAGGCAGTGCTTTTATCCCTACGATCAACGCCATCACAACCAGCCAAGACCTGCAGTGGATGGTCCAGCCTACCGTCATCACCTCCATGTCAAGCCCTTACTCTCGTTCGCACCCCTACAGCCACCCGCTGCCCCCGCTGTCTTCCGTGGCTGGACACACGGCCCTTCAGCGCCCTGGGGTCATCAAAACCATCGGGACCACAGTGGGCCGGAGACGAAGAGATGAGCAG CTGTCgcctgaggaagaagagaagcgAAGGATCCGGAGAGAGAGGAACAAGCTGGCAGCTGCTAAGTGTCGTAACAGGCGTCGAGAGCTAACAGAGAAACTCCAGGCG GAAACTGAAGTGCTGGAAGAGGAGAAGTCAGTGCTGCAAAAGGAGATCGCTGAGCtccagaaggagaaggagaagctgGAGTTTATGCTCGTGGCTCATAGCCCTGTGTGCAAAATCAGCCCTGAGGAACGTCGGAGCCCACCATCCAGCAGTCTCCAGAGTGTTCGGACTGGAGCAAGCGGAGCGGTGGTGGTGAAGCAGGAGCCTGTGGAGGAAGAGATCCCATCTTCCTCTTTGGTCCTTGACAAAGGCCAGAGGTCTGTCATTAAGCCCATCAGCATTGCTGGAGGTTTTTATGGGGAGGAGGCACTCAACACTCCCATCGTGGTGACCTCAACACCAGCCATCACTCCTGGCTCTTCCAACTTGGTGTTCACCTACCCCAATGTGTTGGATCAGGAGTCTCCTCTCTCCCCGTCCGAGTCCTGCTCCAAAGCTCACcggaggagcagcagcagtggtgacCAGTCCTCGGATTCCTTGAACTCTCCCACCTTGCTGGCATTGTAA